From the Psychrobacillus sp. FSL K6-4046 genome, one window contains:
- a CDS encoding M23 family metallopeptidase: protein MLWNSKNEEQEDQNFTVLSNRKSNVVKKATIMVLLMSSLTFNMAFANEEDNKALKEIYHIYAEGQYVGAISDKTEMEKLFDKKVQESSSQYDGLQLQAGNNLKVITEQVYTPSTNDETTLQKLNDLIEVEATAFALSVNDEMAVYVKDIATYHEVIKKLKLQFITEEELATLEARKSVTDSLPELQTGETRIVDLILKQEVSGVTVDVTPEKVVSADEAVKLLLEGTLEQETYKVSAGDVLGNIASKFNLTSAELLMINPGLTDTSVLQINQELNVTVLKPLINMEVVYEKKVEETVPHTKQVIETDEMFKGDTKVKQEGADGKRVATYLIRQENGVEIGQSLSNETILEQPKEHVVLKGTKVIPSRGSGVFAWPAEGGYISSKMGYRWGRKHEGIDIARPSGFNIKAADNGVVEAAGWDGTYGNRVIVNHKNGYKTTYAHLSSVSVSVGDVVPQGSKLGVMGNTGRSTGTHLHFEVKKDGVTIDPLSVLK, encoded by the coding sequence ATGCTTTGGAATAGTAAGAATGAGGAACAAGAGGATCAAAACTTCACTGTTCTTTCAAACAGAAAATCAAATGTAGTGAAAAAAGCTACTATAATGGTATTACTTATGTCATCTCTAACTTTTAATATGGCATTTGCTAATGAAGAGGATAATAAAGCTTTAAAAGAAATTTATCATATATATGCAGAAGGTCAGTATGTTGGGGCTATTTCCGATAAAACGGAAATGGAAAAGCTTTTTGATAAAAAAGTGCAAGAGAGTAGCTCCCAATATGACGGTCTTCAACTACAAGCAGGCAATAACCTAAAGGTTATTACTGAACAAGTTTATACTCCCTCAACAAACGATGAAACAACATTGCAAAAGCTTAACGATTTAATAGAAGTGGAAGCAACCGCGTTTGCCTTATCTGTCAATGACGAGATGGCGGTCTACGTCAAAGACATTGCAACATACCATGAAGTTATAAAAAAATTAAAACTTCAGTTTATCACAGAAGAAGAGCTAGCCACATTGGAAGCTAGAAAAAGTGTTACAGATAGCTTACCCGAATTACAAACTGGCGAAACTAGAATTGTAGATTTAATTTTAAAACAAGAAGTTTCAGGGGTTACGGTAGATGTGACACCCGAAAAGGTTGTATCTGCTGATGAAGCAGTTAAGCTTCTTTTAGAAGGAACTTTAGAGCAAGAAACCTATAAAGTTTCAGCTGGTGACGTACTTGGTAATATTGCAAGTAAATTTAATTTAACCTCAGCGGAATTATTAATGATCAATCCAGGACTTACAGATACAAGTGTCTTACAGATAAATCAAGAGCTTAATGTCACTGTACTTAAACCACTTATAAATATGGAAGTAGTTTATGAGAAAAAGGTAGAGGAAACTGTACCTCATACTAAACAAGTAATAGAAACAGATGAGATGTTCAAAGGTGATACAAAAGTGAAGCAAGAAGGTGCCGATGGAAAACGAGTGGCGACTTATTTGATTCGTCAAGAGAATGGTGTAGAAATTGGCCAATCACTTTCAAATGAAACGATTTTAGAGCAACCTAAGGAACATGTTGTATTAAAGGGAACAAAAGTGATTCCATCTCGTGGTTCTGGAGTGTTTGCATGGCCAGCAGAAGGTGGCTACATTTCTAGTAAAATGGGTTACCGTTGGGGACGTAAGCATGAAGGTATTGATATTGCTCGACCAAGTGGATTTAATATTAAAGCTGCAGATAATGGAGTAGTTGAAGCTGCTGGTTGGGATGGTACATACGGTAACCGTGTAATCGTTAATCATAAAAATGGGTATAAAACGACGTATGCTCATCTCTCCTCAGTTAGTGTAAGTGTGGGAGATGTAGTGCCACAAGGCTCAAAACTAGGCGTTATGGGGAATACAGGACGCTCCACAGGAACTCACTTGCATTTTGAAGTGAAGAAGGACGGAGTTACGATTGACCCCTTATCTGTGTTAAAATAA
- a CDS encoding adenylosuccinate synthase has protein sequence MPSVVVVGTQWGDEGKGKITDFLSEHSEVIARYQGGNNAGHTIIFGGETYKLHLIPSGIFYKDKISVIGNGMVVDPRALVKELKGLHDRGVTTENLRISNRAHVILPYHIKQDEVEEARRGARKIGTTGKGIGPAYMDKAARVGIRVADLLDYEVFKEKLEHNLEEKNRMFEKFYETEGFTVEEILEEFYSYGQEIEQYVTDTSKVLNDALDEGRRVLFEGAQGVMLDIDQGTYPFVTSSNPVAGGVTIGAGVGPTKISHVVGVCKAYTSRVGDGPFPTELFDEVGNQIREVGKEYGTTTGRPRRIGWFDTVVIRHAQRVSGLTDLTVNSIDVLTGLKTVKICTAYEYKGELITEYPANLRMLAECKPVYEELPGWSEDITQCKSLDELPDTARHYLERISQLTGVPISIFSVGPDRTQTNVISSVWR, from the coding sequence ATGCCATCAGTAGTTGTAGTAGGGACCCAATGGGGAGACGAAGGAAAAGGTAAAATTACTGACTTTTTATCAGAACACTCAGAAGTAATTGCACGTTACCAAGGTGGTAATAATGCAGGACATACAATTATTTTCGGAGGAGAGACCTATAAGCTACATCTCATTCCTTCCGGTATTTTCTATAAGGACAAGATTTCAGTTATTGGAAATGGCATGGTGGTTGACCCCAGAGCATTAGTAAAAGAACTTAAAGGGCTGCATGATCGCGGTGTAACGACTGAAAACTTACGTATTTCTAATCGTGCCCACGTCATTCTTCCATATCATATAAAGCAAGATGAAGTAGAAGAAGCTCGCCGAGGAGCAAGAAAAATTGGAACGACAGGTAAAGGAATTGGTCCTGCCTATATGGACAAGGCTGCTCGTGTAGGTATACGTGTTGCAGATCTTTTAGATTATGAAGTGTTTAAAGAAAAATTAGAGCATAACCTAGAAGAAAAAAATCGTATGTTTGAGAAGTTTTATGAAACAGAAGGATTTACAGTAGAAGAAATTTTAGAAGAATTCTACAGTTACGGCCAAGAAATTGAACAGTATGTAACAGACACCTCAAAAGTACTTAATGATGCATTAGATGAGGGCAGACGCGTACTTTTTGAAGGAGCTCAAGGAGTAATGTTGGATATTGACCAAGGAACGTATCCTTTTGTCACTTCTTCTAACCCGGTAGCTGGCGGAGTAACGATTGGAGCAGGAGTAGGTCCAACAAAAATATCGCATGTGGTAGGAGTATGTAAAGCATACACTTCACGTGTAGGAGATGGGCCATTTCCTACTGAACTCTTTGATGAAGTAGGGAATCAAATCAGGGAAGTAGGAAAAGAGTATGGGACTACAACAGGTAGACCACGTCGTATAGGATGGTTTGATACAGTGGTAATTCGCCATGCGCAAAGAGTAAGTGGATTAACGGATTTAACAGTGAATTCAATTGATGTTTTAACTGGATTAAAAACAGTTAAAATTTGTACAGCATACGAATATAAAGGAGAACTTATCACAGAATATCCAGCAAACCTGCGTATGCTTGCCGAATGTAAGCCAGTATATGAGGAGTTACCAGGTTGGAGTGAAGATATCACTCAATGTAAATCTCTCGATGAATTACCAGACACTGCAAGACATTATTTAGAACGCATATCTCAATTAACAGGAGTTCCTATCTCTATTTTCTCTGTAGGACCAGATCGTACACAAACAAACGTTATTTCAAGCGTTTGGAGATAA
- the dnaB gene encoding replicative DNA helicase, producing MSDPLLDRVPPHNQEAEQSVLGAIFLEPQALITAAEIVMPEDFYRVAHQKIFQTMLRLSDQGKAIDVVTVTEELSSKKELEDVGGISYISEIANAVPTAANIGHYAKIVEEKSILRRLIRVATTIVEDGFTREDEVEALLSEAERKMMEVANRKNAGDFKHIKDVLVETYDNIEKLHTRKGDVTGIPTGFRDLDRITAGFQRNDLIIVAARPSVGKTAFALNVAQNVATKTDENVAIFSLEMGAEQLVMRMLCAEGNIDAQVLRTGALTTEDWRKLTMAMGSLSNAGIYIDDTPGIRVNEIRAKCRRLKQESGLGMILIDYLQLIQGSGGSQANRQQEVSEISRSLKGLARELKVPVIALSQLSRGVEQRQDKRPMMSDLRESGSIEQDADIVSFLYREDYYDKETENQNMIEIIIAKQRNGPTGTVTLAFVKEFNKFVNIDWSQHQAPPA from the coding sequence ATGAGCGATCCATTATTGGACCGTGTACCGCCGCATAATCAAGAAGCAGAGCAATCTGTTCTTGGAGCCATATTTTTAGAACCACAAGCATTAATAACAGCCGCAGAGATTGTCATGCCAGAGGATTTTTATCGGGTAGCTCATCAAAAAATATTTCAGACCATGCTTCGTCTGAGTGATCAGGGAAAAGCAATTGATGTTGTAACAGTCACAGAAGAACTTTCTTCTAAGAAGGAATTAGAAGATGTCGGCGGTATCTCCTATATTAGTGAAATAGCAAATGCCGTGCCTACCGCAGCTAACATCGGACATTACGCTAAAATAGTAGAGGAAAAATCTATACTCCGTCGTCTTATTCGCGTGGCTACGACAATAGTAGAGGATGGCTTTACTCGCGAAGATGAGGTAGAAGCTCTCCTTTCCGAAGCAGAAAGAAAAATGATGGAAGTTGCCAATCGTAAAAATGCAGGTGACTTCAAACACATTAAAGATGTGTTAGTAGAGACGTATGACAATATTGAGAAGCTACACACAAGAAAAGGTGACGTTACCGGTATTCCTACTGGTTTCCGTGATTTAGATCGTATAACAGCAGGATTTCAGCGTAATGACCTTATTATTGTGGCTGCCCGTCCTTCGGTAGGTAAAACAGCCTTCGCTTTGAACGTAGCACAAAACGTAGCAACTAAAACAGATGAAAACGTCGCTATCTTTAGTCTAGAGATGGGTGCAGAACAGTTGGTTATGCGTATGCTCTGCGCAGAGGGCAATATTGACGCACAAGTGTTAAGAACAGGTGCGCTGACTACAGAAGACTGGCGCAAGCTGACGATGGCTATGGGTAGCTTATCAAATGCAGGAATCTATATAGATGATACACCGGGTATCCGGGTAAATGAAATAAGAGCAAAATGTAGACGATTAAAGCAGGAGTCAGGCTTAGGCATGATTCTAATTGATTACTTACAGTTGATTCAAGGGAGCGGTGGAAGTCAGGCAAACCGTCAACAAGAGGTATCTGAGATTTCTCGTTCATTAAAGGGGCTAGCCCGTGAATTGAAAGTTCCTGTTATTGCTCTATCGCAGCTTTCCCGTGGTGTTGAGCAACGTCAAGATAAGAGACCAATGATGTCTGATTTACGTGAGTCTGGTTCTATTGAGCAAGATGCCGATATTGTTTCCTTCCTGTATCGAGAAGATTACTACGATAAGGAAACAGAAAATCAGAACATGATTGAGATTATTATTGCTAAGCAACGTAACGGCCCGACTGGCACAGTTACTCTAGCATTTGTGAAAGAATTTAATAAATTTGTGAATATTGATTGGAGTCAACATCAAGCTCCTCCAGCATAA
- the rplI gene encoding 50S ribosomal protein L9, producing the protein MKVVFLKDVKGKGKKGEIKNVADGYAHNYLLKNKLAVEANSAAISALEGQKKKSEKEAAEELAEAKKLKETLEQLTVELKAKSGNDGRLFGSVTTKQIAAQLEKTNGIKIDKRKMELDDAIRALGYTNVPVKLHQEVVATLKVHVSEEA; encoded by the coding sequence ATGAAAGTAGTATTTTTAAAAGATGTTAAAGGTAAAGGCAAAAAAGGTGAAATTAAGAATGTAGCAGATGGTTATGCACATAACTATTTACTTAAAAATAAACTTGCAGTAGAAGCAAATTCTGCTGCTATCAGTGCTCTAGAAGGACAAAAGAAGAAATCAGAAAAAGAAGCTGCTGAAGAACTAGCAGAAGCAAAAAAATTAAAAGAAACTTTAGAGCAACTAACTGTTGAACTAAAAGCAAAATCTGGGAATGATGGTCGACTATTTGGATCAGTGACAACGAAACAAATTGCCGCACAACTAGAGAAAACTAACGGAATTAAAATAGATAAACGTAAAATGGAACTAGATGATGCAATTCGTGCTCTAGGATACACAAATGTACCAGTAAAACTACATCAAGAGGTAGTAGCTACTTTGAAGGTACATGTATCTGAAGAAGCGTAA
- a CDS encoding DHH family phosphoesterase, producing MASFFRKRPIRYPLILFMFLGGVASYLLLSDNLLVGLLFALLVIGVFIYAWIIEQRVYEETERHIETLSYRMKKVGEEALLEMPIGIILINDQHVVEWANPYMTQQLPFDTIIGEELLSISSDFQQLLKQEDSKEMVISLDDHNYKVFYKAEEKLLYFFDITEQIEMESLYYGDRTVIGVLFIDNYDEISQGMDDQTRGQLNSLVTSCVNNWGAKYGIYVKRISSDRFLAVFNESILMELEKSKFSILDDIRETTSKFGFSLTLSVGVGAGSTSLVELGALAQSSLDLVLGRGGDQVAIKHPNGKVKFYGGKTNPVEKRTRVRARVISHALKDLIQDSDQVIVMGHKFPDMDAIGAAVGVRKMAEMNKINGYVVIDFNELDKSVLRLMEEIKEKPELYNRFISAEEAINKMTEKTLLVIVDTHKPSMVIDEKVLQKAEKVVVIDHHRRGEEFITNTMLVYMEPYASSTSELVTELIEYQPKNEKINMLEATSMLAGIIVDTKSFTLRTGARTFEAASYLRTHGADTILVQRLLKEDLDTYIERSKIVQNVHFLKDGIAIAYGDENTIYSQVLLAQTADILLAMNNVSASFVVGRRSDSSVAISARSLGEVNVQVIMEKLDGGGHLTNAASQIAGITVPEAINRLNEAILETIEGGNEE from the coding sequence GTGGCGTCTTTTTTTAGAAAACGACCAATACGATATCCACTAATATTATTTATGTTCTTAGGTGGAGTGGCATCCTATTTGCTTCTATCTGACAACCTGTTAGTTGGATTATTATTTGCGCTATTAGTTATTGGCGTATTCATATATGCATGGATTATCGAGCAACGTGTTTATGAAGAAACAGAAAGGCATATAGAGACGCTTTCCTACAGGATGAAGAAGGTAGGGGAAGAAGCCTTGCTTGAAATGCCTATTGGGATTATTCTCATCAACGATCAGCATGTTGTGGAATGGGCCAATCCGTATATGACACAGCAGCTACCCTTTGACACAATTATAGGGGAAGAGTTGCTTTCCATATCCTCTGATTTTCAGCAGCTACTAAAGCAAGAGGATTCTAAGGAAATGGTGATCTCTTTAGACGATCATAACTATAAGGTGTTTTATAAAGCAGAGGAAAAACTTCTATACTTCTTTGATATTACGGAGCAAATAGAAATGGAATCCCTCTATTATGGCGATCGTACGGTTATCGGTGTATTATTCATCGATAACTATGATGAGATATCACAGGGAATGGATGACCAAACCAGAGGACAGTTAAACAGCCTGGTAACCTCGTGTGTAAATAATTGGGGTGCCAAGTATGGTATATACGTTAAAAGAATATCCTCTGATCGTTTTTTAGCTGTATTTAATGAATCCATATTAATGGAACTAGAGAAAAGTAAGTTCTCCATTTTAGATGATATTAGAGAAACCACCTCTAAATTTGGTTTTTCTTTAACTTTAAGTGTAGGAGTAGGGGCAGGTTCTACTTCTCTAGTAGAATTAGGAGCACTTGCACAATCCAGCTTAGATTTAGTTTTAGGACGTGGTGGAGATCAAGTAGCCATCAAACATCCTAATGGAAAGGTAAAATTCTATGGAGGCAAAACAAATCCCGTAGAAAAGCGGACGCGCGTGAGAGCCAGAGTTATCTCCCATGCATTGAAGGACCTCATACAGGATAGTGACCAAGTAATCGTGATGGGACATAAGTTCCCCGATATGGATGCCATCGGTGCAGCAGTTGGTGTAAGGAAAATGGCAGAAATGAACAAGATAAATGGTTATGTTGTCATTGATTTCAATGAGCTAGACAAGAGTGTCCTTCGCTTAATGGAGGAAATTAAGGAAAAACCAGAGCTATATAATCGATTCATTAGTGCTGAAGAAGCGATCAACAAAATGACAGAGAAAACACTACTAGTAATAGTGGATACACACAAACCAAGTATGGTTATAGATGAAAAGGTATTACAAAAAGCAGAGAAAGTAGTAGTCATTGACCATCATCGTCGCGGAGAAGAGTTTATCACTAATACGATGCTTGTATACATGGAGCCATATGCTTCCTCCACATCAGAATTAGTAACAGAGCTTATAGAGTACCAGCCGAAAAACGAGAAAATTAACATGCTAGAGGCGACTTCCATGCTAGCAGGTATAATAGTCGATACGAAGAGTTTTACGCTCCGTACAGGGGCTAGAACGTTCGAGGCAGCCTCTTATTTAAGAACGCATGGAGCAGACACCATATTAGTACAACGCCTCCTAAAAGAAGACTTAGATACGTATATTGAACGCTCAAAAATTGTGCAAAATGTTCACTTTTTAAAGGATGGGATCGCAATAGCTTACGGTGATGAGAATACGATTTATAGTCAAGTATTACTCGCCCAAACAGCAGATATTTTGCTCGCTATGAATAATGTTTCTGCTTCCTTTGTAGTAGGTAGAAGAAGTGATTCTTCCGTAGCAATAAGCGCTAGGTCGCTAGGAGAAGTAAATGTTCAAGTAATCATGGAAAAATTAGATGGTGGAGGCCATTTAACAAATGCAGCCTCTCAGATAGCAGGTATCACTGTTCCAGAAGCTATCAATCGATTAAATGAAGCTATATTAGAAACAATTGAAGGAGGAAATGAAGAATGA
- a CDS encoding YybS family protein, with amino-acid sequence MQKNQSSYLTFGSLMIALFAILIAMSVYVPILTIITSLIAPLPLAWYSAKFERKESLLVTVVAVIITFIIGGIVGVTLGLIVGPVGFLIGDSLRRKQTKLYMLMATGIFVLLMTAAQYIVSILVLNINLIEQFLEGIKISYEQVGNLLESANQKPETYDEMVRQFLIVLEALTPTYFIFLMFITAFIYIAVNLPILKKLKVPVPKFPKYMYFKLPKAVLWYYLVVAIISLVTTFEVGTFSYMLIINATFILRALLFLQGVSLIQYYFHIQGWPKWSAILATFLAIPLYTFTIILGVLDLGFNLRAYLKDRYKK; translated from the coding sequence ATGCAAAAGAATCAGTCAAGCTATTTAACGTTTGGATCTTTAATGATTGCACTATTTGCTATTTTGATAGCAATGTCCGTGTATGTTCCAATTCTAACAATTATCACGTCCCTAATAGCGCCTTTACCTTTAGCTTGGTATAGTGCCAAGTTTGAAAGAAAAGAGTCTTTACTTGTTACAGTTGTAGCAGTTATTATTACTTTTATTATTGGAGGTATAGTAGGTGTTACACTTGGTTTAATAGTAGGTCCAGTTGGTTTTCTAATAGGAGATTCTTTACGAAGAAAGCAGACAAAGCTATATATGCTAATGGCCACAGGAATATTTGTACTACTCATGACAGCTGCTCAGTATATAGTTTCTATTTTAGTATTAAATATTAACCTAATAGAGCAATTTTTAGAGGGCATTAAAATATCCTATGAACAAGTCGGTAATTTACTGGAATCAGCTAATCAAAAACCAGAAACCTATGATGAGATGGTTAGGCAGTTTTTAATTGTCCTAGAAGCTTTAACGCCAACTTACTTTATTTTTCTTATGTTTATAACGGCATTTATCTATATTGCTGTGAACTTACCTATTTTAAAGAAATTAAAAGTACCAGTTCCAAAATTTCCTAAATACATGTATTTTAAATTACCTAAAGCGGTGTTGTGGTATTATTTAGTTGTAGCTATTATATCCTTAGTTACAACATTTGAGGTAGGTACCTTTAGCTATATGCTTATCATAAATGCTACATTCATTTTAAGGGCATTATTATTCTTACAAGGTGTATCCCTGATTCAATATTATTTTCATATTCAGGGTTGGCCAAAATGGAGTGCTATTTTAGCTACCTTCTTAGCAATTCCGCTCTATACGTTTACTATTATCCTAGGTGTGTTAGATTTAGGATTTAATTTGCGAGCATATTTAAAAGACAGATACAAGAAATAA
- the rpsR gene encoding 30S ribosomal protein S18, with protein MAPRRGGKRRRKVCYFTANNITHIDYKDVDLLKKFVSERGKILPRRVTGTSAKYQRKLTRAIKVSRIMALLPFSSEER; from the coding sequence ATGGCACCACGTCGCGGAGGCAAAAGACGCCGTAAAGTTTGTTACTTCACTGCTAACAACATCACACACATCGATTATAAAGATGTAGATTTGTTGAAAAAATTCGTGTCAGAACGTGGGAAAATTCTTCCACGTCGTGTGACAGGAACTAGCGCGAAGTACCAACGCAAGTTAACACGAGCTATCAAAGTATCTCGTATTATGGCTTTACTACCATTCTCTTCTGAAGAGAGATAA
- the ssb gene encoding single-stranded DNA-binding protein has translation MINRVVLVGRLTKDPELRYTPSGVAMARFTLAVNRTFSNQQGEREADFINCVVWRKQAENTANFLKKGSLAGVEGRIQTGSYEGQDGKRVYTTDVVADSVQFLEPRGGSGERSQGGQSYGGGQQNSNPTYQQNQPMNQQNYTRVDEDPFGNSSGPIEVSDDDLPF, from the coding sequence ATGATTAACCGTGTCGTATTAGTTGGAAGACTAACAAAAGATCCGGAACTTCGATATACACCGAGTGGAGTAGCAATGGCTAGATTTACACTTGCTGTAAATCGTACATTCTCTAATCAACAAGGTGAAAGAGAAGCTGATTTTATCAACTGTGTCGTTTGGAGAAAACAAGCAGAAAACACAGCCAATTTCTTGAAAAAAGGAAGTTTAGCAGGTGTAGAAGGCAGAATTCAAACGGGTAGTTATGAAGGACAAGATGGTAAGCGTGTATATACGACGGATGTTGTCGCAGACAGCGTTCAGTTCTTAGAACCACGTGGAGGCTCTGGTGAACGTAGCCAAGGTGGACAATCATATGGTGGCGGACAACAGAATTCTAATCCAACATATCAGCAAAACCAACCAATGAATCAGCAAAACTATACGCGTGTAGATGAAGATCCATTTGGAAATAGTAGCGGTCCGATAGAAGTATCGGATGACGACTTACCATTCTAA
- the rpsF gene encoding 30S ribosomal protein S6 encodes MRKYELMYIIQPAIEEDAKKALVERFNEILTSNGAEIIEAKEWGKRRLAYEINDLREGFYQIVKVNADSQAIDEYIRLANINEDIIRHIAVRMDDK; translated from the coding sequence ATGAGAAAGTACGAATTAATGTACATTATCCAACCAGCAATCGAAGAAGATGCGAAAAAAGCTCTAGTTGAGCGTTTCAACGAAATCTTAACTTCAAATGGTGCTGAGATCATCGAAGCTAAAGAGTGGGGTAAACGCCGCTTAGCGTACGAAATCAATGACTTACGTGAAGGTTTCTACCAAATCGTTAAAGTAAACGCTGATTCTCAAGCAATCGATGAATACATTCGTTTAGCTAACATCAATGAAGACATTATCCGTCACATTGCTGTTCGTATGGACGATAAATAA
- a CDS encoding DUF3267 domain-containing protein has product MEKNESILSTIEIDIKKVAWHSLWMTILFSILGLVLYGFIYREYEINITLLGLLLTFLGFILLIVLHEAFHLLGFWLFGKVPWNKMDYGVNLKLGVAYATTSLPISNRSMKKALLLPFWMTGILPVIIGYMIESPILVLLGAWLIAGAAGDFAMYKELRKIPNDSLIKDDPTLPILYVIKKDRSA; this is encoded by the coding sequence TTGGAAAAAAACGAGTCGATTCTTTCTACTATCGAAATTGATATAAAGAAGGTAGCTTGGCATAGCCTATGGATGACTATTCTATTTTCTATATTAGGTCTAGTTTTATATGGTTTTATTTATAGAGAATATGAAATAAACATTACTCTTTTAGGTCTTTTATTAACATTCCTTGGTTTTATACTTTTAATAGTCTTACATGAAGCATTCCATCTGCTTGGCTTTTGGTTGTTCGGTAAGGTCCCGTGGAACAAAATGGACTATGGTGTGAATCTTAAATTAGGGGTTGCTTATGCAACTACCTCCCTTCCCATTTCCAATCGATCGATGAAAAAGGCATTACTGCTCCCATTTTGGATGACGGGAATATTACCTGTTATTATAGGTTACATGATCGAATCTCCCATATTAGTCTTACTAGGTGCCTGGCTTATTGCTGGTGCAGCTGGAGACTTTGCTATGTATAAAGAGTTAAGGAAAATTCCTAACGATAGTTTAATAAAAGATGATCCTACCCTTCCAATATTATATGTAATTAAAAAAGACCGGTCTGCATAA
- the ychF gene encoding redox-regulated ATPase YchF gives MALTAGIVGLPNVGKSTLFNAITKAGALAANYPFATIDPNVGIVEVPDARLDKLTELVVPKKTVPTAFEFTDIAGIVAGASKGEGLGNKFLAHIREVDAICQVVRCFQDDNITHVAGKVDPISDIEVINLELILADLESVDKRLARVAKMAKQKDKEAMVEEPILTRLKEAFEEGKSGRSVDFTEEELRVVKGLHLLTIKPMLYVANVSEDDIMESEDNEYVQKVRAFAAEEGAQVIVVCAKIEEEMAALEDDEKQMFLEELGIQESGLDQLIKASYSLLGLATYFTAGVQEVRAWTFRKGMKAPQCAGVIHSDFEKGFIRAETVAYDDLVSAGSMSAAKEAGKVRLEGKEYIVQDGDVMLFRFNV, from the coding sequence ATGGCATTAACAGCAGGAATTGTTGGGTTACCAAATGTAGGTAAATCCACATTATTTAATGCAATAACAAAAGCAGGGGCTTTAGCTGCAAACTATCCATTTGCAACAATAGATCCTAACGTAGGGATTGTTGAAGTACCGGATGCTCGTTTAGATAAACTGACAGAATTAGTAGTACCAAAGAAAACAGTGCCAACTGCATTTGAGTTTACTGATATTGCTGGAATAGTAGCAGGAGCAAGTAAAGGCGAAGGCCTAGGCAATAAGTTTCTTGCTCATATTCGTGAGGTAGATGCAATTTGTCAGGTTGTACGATGCTTCCAGGATGACAATATAACGCATGTAGCTGGAAAGGTAGATCCAATTTCTGATATAGAAGTTATTAATTTGGAGTTAATTTTAGCTGATTTAGAAAGCGTAGATAAACGTTTAGCAAGAGTTGCTAAGATGGCTAAACAAAAAGATAAAGAAGCAATGGTAGAAGAGCCTATATTGACTCGTTTAAAAGAAGCATTTGAAGAAGGTAAGTCTGGTCGCTCTGTAGATTTTACAGAAGAAGAGCTTCGTGTTGTTAAAGGCCTTCACTTGTTAACCATCAAGCCAATGCTTTATGTAGCAAATGTATCTGAGGATGACATTATGGAATCAGAAGATAATGAGTACGTTCAAAAAGTGCGTGCATTTGCTGCAGAGGAAGGTGCGCAGGTCATAGTTGTATGTGCCAAAATCGAAGAAGAGATGGCTGCTCTAGAGGACGATGAAAAGCAAATGTTCTTAGAGGAGCTAGGTATTCAAGAATCTGGTTTAGATCAGCTTATTAAAGCATCATATTCCTTACTTGGACTAGCTACTTACTTTACAGCTGGAGTGCAAGAAGTTCGTGCTTGGACATTCCGTAAGGGTATGAAGGCTCCTCAATGTGCGGGTGTCATTCACTCCGACTTTGAAAAAGGATTTATCCGTGCTGAGACAGTTGCTTACGACGATTTAGTTTCAGCAGGTTCAATGTCTGCTGCGAAAGAAGCAGGTAAGGTACGTTTAGAGGGTAAAGAATATATTGTACAAGACGGGGACGTTATGTTGTTCCGTTTCAACGTTTAA
- a CDS encoding DUF951 domain-containing protein produces MERKKFQLNDIVEMKKQHPCGTNRWKIIRIGADIRIKCEGCQHSVMIPRIEFEKKMKKVLVQAETE; encoded by the coding sequence ATGGAAAGAAAAAAATTTCAGCTAAATGATATTGTAGAGATGAAGAAGCAACATCCTTGTGGAACAAATCGTTGGAAAATAATACGCATAGGGGCAGATATACGGATTAAATGTGAAGGTTGTCAGCATAGTGTCATGATTCCACGTATAGAATTCGAGAAGAAAATGAAAAAAGTGCTTGTACAAGCTGAGACAGAGTAA